In Egicoccus sp. AB-alg2, the following are encoded in one genomic region:
- a CDS encoding FxsA family protein codes for MPFLLVLAFVVVPLVEIAVIIQVGQVIGTLPTIAILVLDSLLGAWLLKREGRRAWQKFRAALDELRWPGDEVTQGALVIVGGTLLLTPGFVTDVVGFLLLLPPTRRILARMIRARLNPLGGATSDPDARQRERGRGRSTRGVMDVEVVEIHRDDPDDDADAEADGGPSGDLPPGRG; via the coding sequence ATGCCCTTCCTCCTCGTGCTCGCGTTCGTCGTCGTCCCGCTCGTCGAGATCGCCGTCATCATCCAGGTCGGCCAGGTCATCGGGACGCTGCCGACGATCGCCATCCTGGTGCTCGACAGCCTGCTCGGCGCCTGGCTGCTGAAGCGCGAGGGGCGGCGAGCGTGGCAGAAGTTCCGCGCCGCGCTCGACGAGCTGCGCTGGCCGGGCGACGAGGTCACCCAGGGCGCGCTCGTCATCGTCGGTGGCACGCTGCTGCTGACGCCGGGCTTCGTGACGGACGTCGTCGGCTTCCTGCTGCTGCTGCCACCGACGCGGCGCATCCTCGCACGGATGATCCGCGCGCGCCTCAACCCGCTCGGTGGCGCGACCAGCGATCCCGACGCCCGGCAGCGCGAGCGTGGCCGTGGGCGCAGCACCCGTGGCGTCATGGACGTCGAGGTGGTCGAGATCCACCGCGACGACCCCGACGACGACGCCGACGCCGAGGCCGACGGGGGCCCTTCGGGCGACCTGCCGCCCGGCCGCGGCTGA
- a CDS encoding TrmH family RNA methyltransferase: MDRAYALRLARSSRRDTGRVRLEGVHALKHAVRFGADVEVVVTPDAAALTKLLEQLAPDVGLPVAPGEVDAATWAELVGPSPEARAGRRTGAELPSPALSVAVRPEVPVVPGPEVPGRLVVLEEPRHLGNLGAVVRVAAAAGAAGVTVVGRADPWHPTAVRAGAGLQFALPACGRVDALPELERPLVALDPDAVDLQAGALPPDAAILLGTERGGLSDALRTRAERAVRIPMRAGVSSLNLATAAAVVLYA; this comes from the coding sequence ATGGACCGAGCCTACGCCCTGCGACTCGCCCGGTCGTCGAGACGTGACACCGGTCGGGTGAGGTTGGAGGGCGTCCACGCGCTGAAACACGCGGTGCGCTTCGGCGCCGACGTCGAGGTGGTGGTGACGCCGGACGCCGCGGCGCTGACGAAGCTCCTGGAACAGCTCGCGCCCGACGTCGGGTTGCCCGTCGCGCCGGGGGAGGTCGACGCGGCCACGTGGGCCGAGCTGGTCGGGCCGTCGCCAGAGGCCAGGGCGGGCCGTCGCACCGGCGCGGAGCTGCCCTCCCCCGCGCTGTCGGTGGCGGTGCGTCCCGAGGTCCCGGTCGTGCCGGGCCCCGAGGTCCCCGGCCGGCTGGTGGTCCTGGAGGAGCCCCGCCACCTCGGCAACCTCGGCGCGGTCGTACGGGTGGCCGCGGCGGCCGGGGCCGCCGGCGTGACGGTCGTCGGGCGCGCCGATCCGTGGCATCCCACGGCGGTACGTGCCGGGGCGGGGCTGCAGTTCGCGTTGCCCGCCTGTGGCCGCGTGGATGCGCTTCCGGAGCTCGAGCGGCCGCTGGTGGCGCTGGACCCGGACGCCGTCGACCTGCAGGCGGGGGCGCTGCCGCCCGACGCCGCGATCCTGCTCGGGACCGAGCGGGGCGGTCTGAGCGACGCCCTGCGCACCCGCGCCGAGCGCGCCGTGCGGATCCCGATGCGGGCGGGCGTGTCCAGCCTGAACCTCGCCACCGCCGCCGCAGTCGTGCTGTACGCCTGA